A segment of the Thermogemmata fonticola genome:
GATCCGCTTCCTCACGGCGGGTAATGGAACTGCTGCGGCTCAGGAAAAGGAACCGACCTGTGCGAACGGTGGATCAGGCCGTCGGGAGGGTCCCGATTTTTTTCCCCCCGCCTTCCCCGTGCCGCCGCCCCTAACAGCGGTTCCTGACCCTTTTCCAGAACCGTCCAAGGGCCAATGTGCTTCGGCGGTGGCAGAAATACCTGCACCTTCCGTAGAGGCGACAAGGGTACCCGTACCTTCCATAGCGGCACCATCACCTTCCATGCTGGACCGTGCTGAACCGATCCCGCCTCGTGGGGAGGACGTGCCACGGCCTGATGGGGAACCGGTTTCGGTGCCTCCATTTTCTCCTCCTGGCGATTGGACCGCTGTGTTGTGCCGCCAGGTGTTGTGCTCTGTCTGCTGGGGGGGTGAGCCGCGGGCCACAATACCTTGGCCGGAAGCAGGGGAAGTCTGGCTCGTGGCGGACGAGGGAGACGTACTGGCTGCGGAAGTGGGGAAGGCTCTCGCGGGTCGCGGACTGTCCGTGCGCCATCAGGCGTGGGAGGCAGCCCCTGCGGGAACCCCGACGGGAAGCTGGGCGGGTCTGATTCTGGTAGCGCCGCTTCAGGAACGGCCGTTCCATCCTGGGGTACTGGCCTGGTTGCAACGCGCGGCGAAGGCCTTCCCGCGATCCGGAGATCGACGGGCCTTCCTCGTGGGTTTGATCCGCTTGGATGGTCAGTTCGGCTTGGGACCGCTGCGGCCGGATACACCGGTTGGGCAAAGCGGCCTGGCCGGCTGGATCAAAACCGCCCGCTGGGAATGGCCGCATGTCGCTTGCAAGGTGATCGATGTGGCGCCGGAATGGTCCGAAGCTCCGGAAATGGCCGAGGAAGTGGCGGCAGAAGTGCTGGCCGACGGCCCGATTGAGATCGGACTGTCCGAACCGTGGCAGCGGTGGGTGCCGGTGCTGAAGGAGGAACCGCTGGACGGCCTCCGTGGGGATGGCCCGCTCCAGCCGGACGATGTGGTGTTGATCACCGGCGGCGGGCGCGGAGTGACGGCGGACTTGGCCCAAGCTCTGGCCGAGGCGGGACGCGGTACGCTGGTCCTGGTGGGCCGCACGCCCTTGCCGACAGGTGATCTGCCCTCCTGGTGGCCGGAGAGCGAGGAGGAGGCTGTCCTCAAGCGAGCAGTCGCCGAACATCTGGGACCTGGAGCTTCCCCACGTCAGATTCAAGAGCAGTACCAACTCCGGCGGGCACAGCAGGAATTGCAGCGGACTTTGCAGCGCCTGTCGGCCCAGGGCGCCCGGATCGCTTACTACAGCCTTGACATTGCTGACCAGGCCGCGGTGCAGCATTTGGTGGCCGAAGTTCGCCAGCGCTGGGGGCCGATCACGCGGCTGATTCACGGCGCCGGCGTGCTGGCGGACCGCCGCCTGGAGGACCTGACGGCCGAACAATTCGAGCGGGTGTACCGGACCAAGGTCATCGGCCTGGAACACTTGCTGGCGGCGCTAGGTCAGGAGCCGCTGCGGACTTTGGCGGTGTTCAGTTCGACGACGGCCCGGTTAGGTCGCACCGGCCAAGGGGCGTATGCCTGCGCCAACGAAGTGCTCAACAAACTGATGCAGCGCGAAGCCCGGCGGCGCCCTCAGACGCGCGTTATCGCCTTCAACTGGGGACCCTGGGATGGCGGCATGGTGACATCCGCGCTCAAGCGGCTGTTTGCGGCGGAAGGTGTCGGCTTGATTCCTCGCCAGGCTGGTGGCCGTTATGGAGCGTGGGAAATCCAGAAGTGGGACAGCGGAGTGGAAATTGTCATCAGTGCTCGGACTTCCGGGAAGGATGTTCCGACTTTCGCCTTGACCCTGGCCGGCACCAGCCCGGTGGGAGGGACGGGGGAACCTCTGGCCGCTCCGCGGATGCCCAGCCGGGGGAATGGGGAAGGGACGGCCTTCCGCAGCAACGGCGTGACACCCCATCCTGCGCCGCCGCGGGGAGCGGAGATGACCCTGGCATTCGAACGGCCCCTCGATGTCAGCAATCATCCGGTACTGGCCGACCATGTGCTAGAGGGGCGGGCGGTGGTGCCCGTGGCTTTGCATCTGGAGTGGCTGGCCCACGCGGCGGTGCATCGCCATCCCGGCTTGCAGTTTTGCGGCTGCGACCAGCTCCGGATTTACCACGGCCTGATGCTGGAGGCTAGCGAGTCGGCAGTGCTGCAAGTCTGGTGCGGTCCATCCTCCCGACAGGACGGCGGCTACTGGCAGACGGTGGAGGTGCGCAGCCGGGGAGCTGCCGGACGGGAATGGCTCCATGCCCGCGCTTGTGTGCTGGTGGCCGAGCAGTGGCCGGCCCCGCCGCCGACGGAACCGATACCAGAGGGCGGCCAGCCCTGGCCCTGGAGCATGGAGGATACGTATGAGCATTTGCTCTTTCACGGCCCGCAGTGGCGCGGCGTGCGGCACATTCAGAAACTGGAAGACGACCTGTGGCTGGCCAGGGTCCGAACTGCTCCGCCACCAGCCCAATGGCTCACCTCCCCCTTGCGTTCCGCCTGGCTGGCCGATCCCTTGGTCCTCGACGGCGCCTTGCAGTTGCTGATCGTGGCGGCCTACGAGCACTATCAACTGCGCTGTCTGCCCGTGGCTTTAGGGCGTTACCGCCAATACCGCCGTCACTTCCCGGCTACCGAAACCACCGTCCTCCTGCGTCTGCGTTGCCGGGAGCATGCCCTGGTGCAAGCCGACATCGAGTTCCGGGATGACCACGGCCTGATCGCTCAAATCCAGGACTGCGAGGCGGTCCTCCAGGAACAGTTGGCACGGGCCTTCCGGAACAACCGGTTGCGAAGTCATTGACCCGTGCCCAAGGTGTCCGAGACATGCCCCTGGCAGAAGCGGGCAATTCCTGGAGCTTTCCCGGCAGGTGTAGCGACTTATGAGAGCAGAGACCGTAGCGATTGTGGGCATGGCGATGCGCTTGCCTGGCGCTCAGGACCAAGAATCCCGGTACTGGCAGGCGATTGTCCAGGGTGCAGATTGTTCCCGCGATGTGCCGCCGCAGCGGTGGATGCTCCCGCCGGAGCGCTGTTACGACTCCCGCGTAGGGGTGAGCGATTGCGTCTATTGCCGCCGGGGATACTTCCTCGAACCGTTTGTGCCCGATCTGCAGGGTTTGGACATCGATCCGTCCCTGGTGGCCCGGCTGGACCCCCTGGTGCAACTGGTGCTGGATGTGGGGGCGCGGGCCTGGCGGAGCGCCCGCATGGAGCGGGTGGATCGTCGGCGTGTAGGCGTGGTGTTGGGGAATATCTGCCTGCCGACAGAAGGTTCATCCGCGCTGTGCCGGTCGCTGCTGGGAGAGAGGTGGGGTCGAGCCAACGAACCGCTGCTCGCGGACAATCGGCGGGTGGCCGGTTTTCCGGCGGCGCTGCTCGCTCACGCCTTGCATCTGGGGCGGGGGGGCTATGCTCTGGATGCGGCTTGCGCCTCGTCCCTTTATGCCTTGTCTTTCGCAGTGGAAGAACTCCAAAGCGGGCGGGCGGATGCTATGCTGGCCGGAGGTTGCTGCCGTCCTGACTGCCAATACACCCAGATGGGTTTCGCCCAATTGCGGGCTTTGTCCCTGTCGGGCCGCTGTGCTCCCTTCGACGCAGCGGCGGACGGCTTACTGGTCGGAGAAGGGGCAGCCCTGTTCGTCCTCAAACGTCTCCGTGATGCCATCCGGGACGGTGACACGATTCACGCCGTGATCCGGGGGATAGGCTTATCCAATGATCGAGCGGGTAATTTGCTCGCTCCAGCTCAGGAAGGCCAGCTCCGGGCTATGCGCCGCGCTTACGAGCAAGCCGGTTGCTTGCCCCAGGAAGTGGATTACATCGAATGCCATGCCACGGGGACTCCTGTCGGTGATGCGGTGGAGTTTGCAAGCCTGCGGCAGTTGTGGGATAGGGGCACCTGGCGGGTCGGCCAATGCGTGCTCAGTTCGGTCAAGGCGACGGTGGGCCATTTGCTCACCGGGGCTGGAGCCGCCGCTCTGGCCAAGGTGCTGCTGGCTTTGAAGCACCAGCAACTGCCCCCGCAAGCGAACTTCACCCGCCCTTCTCCGCAACTGGCTTATGCGGGCGGTCCATTCCGCATCGTGCAAGCCGCGGAACCATGGGACCGTCCCCGGCACCGACCCCGCCGGGCTGCTGTCAGCGCCTTCGGCTTTGGGGGTATCAATGCCCATATTGTGCTGGAAGAGTGGCAAGGTGACATGCCGCTGCCAGCAAAAGACATTTCCCCGCAGCGATTGATCCCCGTGGCCATCGTCGGTTTGGCTAGTCACTTCGGTCCCTGGCAGGATGCTCCTTCTTTACTGGCCACCCTCCAGGGTACGCCGCCGCCTCCTCCCCGGCCGAAACGCCAGGGCTGGTCCTGGTCGCCCCGGCCCTGCCCCCCGGCGCACGCCATCGAGGAGCTGGAGTTTCCCACCGATCGCTTCCGCATACCGCCTCGGGAAATCGAGGAGACTCTGCCTCAGCAGTTGCTCATCCTGCAACTGGCCGATGCAGCCCTCGCCGATCACTGCGCAGGCCGGGAAGCCGGACGAACAGCTCGAACTGATGACCCGCGGCGGACACAAAAACCTTCTACCTCTCCCCAGGAACGGGAAGCGGTTGCAGACTCGTCCTGTCCCGATCCTTCAAGTCACGCCTATCCGCGAATCCTGCCCACGGTGAGCCGGCATCCCACGTCCCACCGGCCAGGTGTTGATCCGCCGGGTGATGCACCCGCGGCCGGGCGGCCCCTTCCCCCGCCTGTGGCGGAAAATGGGGAGCGCTGGGGAGTCTTCATCGGTCTGGAACTGGACCCCAACACGATGAATTTCCATCTGCGCTGGAGTGCGCTGGCAGCGGGTCGGGAAGAGCTGGCCGAGCAGATCAGTCCGCCGCTCAATGCCAACCGGACCATGGGGGCACTTGGGAGCATTGCGGCCAGTCGGATCGCGCGCGCATGGGGAATCGGGGGGCCGGCTTACACCCTGTGTAATGAGGAAGCTTCAGGCTTGCGGGCGGTGCTGGCGGCGTGGCAAGCCCTTCAGAGCGGCACCATCGATTTGGCCATTGTGGGAGCGGTGGACTTCGCCGTGGACCCGCGTTCGGTGATCCCCGCAGGGTTGGTATACCCCGGTGAAGGAGCGGCTGTTTTCGTGCTGAAACGGCTAGCGGATGCCCAACGGGATGGTGACGCGATCTATGCGGTGATCCAGGGCGCGGGATGCGGTGAGGACGAACCGTCGGCCCTGGCGGAGGCCATAAAACAAGCGGGGTGGAACCTCGCAGAAACGACCCAGCTTCCCCGTGTCCACACCGCATCACTGATAGGACAATGTGGTGCCGCTACAGCAGCGGCGGACCTGGCCTATGCCGCCCTCCTGATGGGCGCGGCGGAACCGTCCTCCTTCTTCCGCCTCTTTGGCTCCCCGTCCTCCTCCGCAGGGGATCAGGCTGTCCCACCTCCGGCTTCACGACGATGTTATGTCACGGCGTCGTCCTGTACGACCCATTTGGCTCTGGTGCTGGAGGAATACGTCCCCCGGCAGTCTGCACGACCCGTGTTCCCCCCTCCCCGTTCGACTCGGACCCTGCGCTTGCCGGTCGGCATGCCAGAGCCTGGTTCCATTTCAACAGCAGCAGCAACTTCCGCCTCCATCCCCGCTTCCTTACTGCCGTTTCCTCTTTCTCCCCTCTCTGGACCCAGAGCCGAAGACATTCCCGTATCAGCGGGGAGAACTCCAGGAGCGACGAGCGGGTGCGGTCTCGTCGGCACTCCAGGGAGCATACCCCCCTCTTCTTCCAGTCTGTCAGCTTCTGGGGGCGTTGCCGGTGGGGCGGCGTTGCCGGTGGCAGGCCAGGCACCCCCTCTTCCGGAACCCGTAGCGATGAACGATCGGCTTCCTCTTACCCCCGAAGGTGGAATCCAGGCAGTGCCAGCGCTCCTCCTAGCGGCCTATGGCCGGGTTCAGGAGCAATGGCTAGGGGCACAGTCGGCCTTCCTGCGTACCCAGCAGCGATGGTTCACCTTGGCCGCCCGCCTGTGGGAACACCACCAGACCTTGCTGGCGAGTAACCCCTTGGCGGAAGAGCAGTGCTCAGACCCGGCTCCGGCCCAGAAATGGCTCCCCACTCCAGCCCAGGTACAGGAGAGAGGATTGCCGAATCGGGCCGAGACCGACCGAGTTATGCCGCCCCAGCCGGGCAGCCTGGCGATGACAGTGGTTTGTCCAGAGGGCGAGGTGCCCCGGAGCTTGAATTACGAGCAGTGTTGCCGGTTCGCCGCCGGCCGCATCGCCGAGGTACTGGGTCCCCGTTATGCCCTCATTGACACCTTCCCAACCCGCGTCCGCTTGCCGGATGGACCGCTGCAACTGGTGGATCGCATCTTGCAGATCGAGGGCGAACCGCTTTCCCTCCAGCCGGGCCGGGTGGTTACCGAACATACGGTCCACGAACAGCGTTGGTACCTCGAAAGCAAGCGCATGCCGACAGCATTGTCGGTGGAAGCAGGACAGGCGGACTTATTCCTCAGCGGCTTTTTGGGGATCGATCTTCAGACACGAGGGGAGGCGGTGTACCGGCTGCTGGATGCGGTGGTGACCTTCCATCGCGGCTTGCCGCAAGTCGGAGAGACGATCCGCTACGATATTGCCATCGATGAATTTGTGCAGCAGGGGGGCGCCTGGCTGTTCCGCTTCCGCTTCGATGGTACGATCGGCGGCCAACCGTACATCACGATGCGGCATGGCACCGCGGGGTTCTTCACACCGGCGGCTTTGGCGGCTGGCAAAGGAATCGTCCAGACGGCCCTCGATCGGCAGGCACGTCCTGGCAAGCGCCCGGCGGATTGGCGAGAATTGGCGCCCCTGGAGCCAGCCTCTTTGGATGAACAGCAACTGGCTGCCTTGCGGCGGGGGGAGCTGGCGGCAGCCTTCGGACCGGCCTTCGCCCAGTTGGGATTGCGGCAACCCCGGACGCTGCCGGACGGCCCGCTTCGCCTGCTCGACCGGGTGCCTCACATCGATCTGCAGGGCGGACGCTTCGGACTCGGACTGATCCGCGGCGAACTGGATATCCACCCCGACGACTGGTTCCTCACCTGCCATTTCGTGGATGATCCCGTGATGCCCGGCACCCTCATGTACGAATGCTGCTTGCAAACGTTGCGGGTGGGATTACTGCGCCTGGGTTGGATTGGGGAAGCGGAAGAGGTGATGTACGAACCCGTACCGGGGATCGCCAGCCGCTTGAAGTGCCGTGGTCAAGTCATTGGCACGACGCGCACTACTGCTTACGAGGTGACCATCAAGGAGTTGGGTTACCGCCCGGAACCGTATTGTCTGGCGGATGCCCTCATGTACGCCGACGGCAAGCCGATCGTGGAAATCCTCAACTTGTCCCTGCAGGTGAGCGGGCTGAAGCGGGAGGAGGTCGAACAGAGATGGCAGCGCTCGCACCGCCTGGGGAGTGTGGCCGATCGCAGGAGGCTGCCGTCCTCTTCAGACCCTGCTGCGGAGAAGAGTTTTGCCCCAAGCGTGCCAGCCTTCCCCTCTGAGGCGAGTGAGCCGCTGCGGCTGCTTTACGATTCTCGGCACATTCTGGCGTTTTCCAATGGCAAGCCTTCCGAAGCCTTCGGGGAACCGTACCGGATTTTTGATCATGAACGGGTCATCGCCCGTTTGCCTGGGCCGCCGTACCAGTTCCTGGATGGCATCACGGCGGTGGAGGGCCAGCCGTTCGTCTTGCAAGCTGGGGCGAGTTGCGAAGCGGTTTATGACGTTCCGCCGTCCGCATGGTATTTCCAGGAACAGCACTCCGAATGCATGCCGCTGTGCGTGCTTCTGGAGATCGCATTGCAACCGTGCGGCTGGCTGGCGGCCTATTGCGGCTCGGCCCTGCTCAGCGACGAAGACCTATCCTTCCGCAACCTGGGCGGCTCGGCCATCCAGCACCGTCCGGTGACTCGTGCGAGCGGCCGGCTCTTCACACGCGCCCGCCTGACCCAGACGGCTCGCGCTGCCGGCATGATCCTCGAACATTTCGCCTTTGAGGTACGGGATGCTCTCGGCCCGGTTTACGAGGGAACCACCTATTTCGGTTTCTTCACAAAAGCAGCGCTCCGAGACCAAGTGGGGCTGCGGGAGGTCGCGGCAGAGCGGCGGGAACCGCCGGCCGGTCCGCCCGGCGTGCGGGAACCTTATCCCGTCCATCCGCCGTTTCCGGGACGGCAGTTGCGCATGATCGACTGGATCGAAACGTATCAGTCTGATGGCGGCCCCTGGGGACTGGGGCGAGTCGTGGGCAGTAGCGCCGTTGACCCGTCCGCTTGGTTCTTCCAAGCCCATTTTTACCAGGACCCGGTGTGGCCTGGTTCGCTGGGGTTGCAATCGTTTCTGCAACTGCTCCAATATCTGGCCTGGCGGCGGTGGGGGACGGAAGAGACTTCGACTCATCGCTGTCCCCAGGGAGAGGGAGCAGGAACCGTGGCTCATCACTTACCGGCCAATGTTTCGTGGCAAGCTCCTGCCTTGGGTGTGCGCCATCACTGGAGCTATCGCGGCCAGATTATCCCGACCCACCAGCGCGTTACAGTGGAGGCCGACGTTGTGGCGATTGACGAACGGCAGCGGCGGCTGACCGCCAACGGATTGCTTTGGGTGGATGGCCGCCCCATTTACCGCATGGAGCAATTCACGCTGGAATGGCCGCCGGGAGGGTAAAGGCCCAGGGGTTCGCCGGATTTGAGCGTGAGGATAAAGGGGTCTGCCGGATTCGACCGTAAGGATGCTGGGGTTCCCACGATCCGACTACCATCAGACGGAACAGGAAAGCAGTGTACGTTCGGTCGGCTGCCATCCGGGTGCACGAGTTCTACAGTGATGGAGATATGGTCGTTGTGGGTGTGAAGCATTTGGAGCTAAGAGTCGGGTGTCCGGCCACGGAAGCTGAGCATGCGCTATTCGCAGGTGCATATTGAGGCCATCGGCTATGAACTGCCGCCTGTGGTCGTTTCGACGGCGGATTTGGAGGCCCGGTTGCAACCGGTATATGAGGCGTTGCAATTGCAGCCGGGGCAGTTGGAATTGCTGACGGGGATCAACGAGCGGCGCTGGTGGGAGCCAGGTTATCCGTTGTCGGAAGGTGCTGCGGCAGCAGCACGCAAAGCCCTGGCGGCGGCTGAGCTGGACCCGGCCCAAGTGGATGTGCTGATCTACGCGGGCGTCTGCCGGGAGCAATTCGAGCCAGCAACGGCCTGCGCTGTCGCAGCCCGCTTGGGCATCGGCGGACACGCTCTCATCTACGATCTGAGCAATGCCTGTCTGGGGGTGCTCAACGGCGTGCTCGATATCGCCAACCGGATCGAATTGGGCCAAGCCCGCGCCGGCCTGGTCGTTTCTGCTGAGACGGCCCGCGAGATCAACGAAAACATCATCGATCAGATCATCCGCACGAGATCCTTGGAGCTATTCCGGGCATCGATTGCCACTCTCACAGGCGGTTCGGGAGCGGTGGCGGTGCTAGTGGTGAGCGAAGAGCTGTCGCGCCACAAGCGGCGCAAGGTGCTTGGCGGCGTAGCTCAGGCGGCCCCGGAGTATCACGCCCTCTGCCGTTGGGGCATGCGCTCGCTGCTGCCTGCGACTGTGCACACCGTGGAGAAGCTCTTCGGCACGCAAGCGGGTGTCTTGCTCCAGCGCGGCTTGGATTTCGGCCTCAAACACGTCATGGTGCCCTTCATGGAAACTCAGGCTGGTGAGCTACTCAAATACGGCATCGAAGTCGGCCTGCGCACCTGGAAGCGCTTCCTGAGTACCTTCGGTTGGGCCGTCGAGGAAATCGACAAAGTCATCTGCCATCAGGTGGGAGCGGTACATCGTGAGACCATGTTGC
Coding sequences within it:
- a CDS encoding SDR family NAD(P)-dependent oxidoreductase, which produces MADEGDVLAAEVGKALAGRGLSVRHQAWEAAPAGTPTGSWAGLILVAPLQERPFHPGVLAWLQRAAKAFPRSGDRRAFLVGLIRLDGQFGLGPLRPDTPVGQSGLAGWIKTARWEWPHVACKVIDVAPEWSEAPEMAEEVAAEVLADGPIEIGLSEPWQRWVPVLKEEPLDGLRGDGPLQPDDVVLITGGGRGVTADLAQALAEAGRGTLVLVGRTPLPTGDLPSWWPESEEEAVLKRAVAEHLGPGASPRQIQEQYQLRRAQQELQRTLQRLSAQGARIAYYSLDIADQAAVQHLVAEVRQRWGPITRLIHGAGVLADRRLEDLTAEQFERVYRTKVIGLEHLLAALGQEPLRTLAVFSSTTARLGRTGQGAYACANEVLNKLMQREARRRPQTRVIAFNWGPWDGGMVTSALKRLFAAEGVGLIPRQAGGRYGAWEIQKWDSGVEIVISARTSGKDVPTFALTLAGTSPVGGTGEPLAAPRMPSRGNGEGTAFRSNGVTPHPAPPRGAEMTLAFERPLDVSNHPVLADHVLEGRAVVPVALHLEWLAHAAVHRHPGLQFCGCDQLRIYHGLMLEASESAVLQVWCGPSSRQDGGYWQTVEVRSRGAAGREWLHARACVLVAEQWPAPPPTEPIPEGGQPWPWSMEDTYEHLLFHGPQWRGVRHIQKLEDDLWLARVRTAPPPAQWLTSPLRSAWLADPLVLDGALQLLIVAAYEHYQLRCLPVALGRYRQYRRHFPATETTVLLRLRCREHALVQADIEFRDDHGLIAQIQDCEAVLQEQLARAFRNNRLRSH
- a CDS encoding beta-ketoacyl synthase N-terminal-like domain-containing protein, which encodes MRAETVAIVGMAMRLPGAQDQESRYWQAIVQGADCSRDVPPQRWMLPPERCYDSRVGVSDCVYCRRGYFLEPFVPDLQGLDIDPSLVARLDPLVQLVLDVGARAWRSARMERVDRRRVGVVLGNICLPTEGSSALCRSLLGERWGRANEPLLADNRRVAGFPAALLAHALHLGRGGYALDAACASSLYALSFAVEELQSGRADAMLAGGCCRPDCQYTQMGFAQLRALSLSGRCAPFDAAADGLLVGEGAALFVLKRLRDAIRDGDTIHAVIRGIGLSNDRAGNLLAPAQEGQLRAMRRAYEQAGCLPQEVDYIECHATGTPVGDAVEFASLRQLWDRGTWRVGQCVLSSVKATVGHLLTGAGAAALAKVLLALKHQQLPPQANFTRPSPQLAYAGGPFRIVQAAEPWDRPRHRPRRAAVSAFGFGGINAHIVLEEWQGDMPLPAKDISPQRLIPVAIVGLASHFGPWQDAPSLLATLQGTPPPPPRPKRQGWSWSPRPCPPAHAIEELEFPTDRFRIPPREIEETLPQQLLILQLADAALADHCAGREAGRTARTDDPRRTQKPSTSPQEREAVADSSCPDPSSHAYPRILPTVSRHPTSHRPGVDPPGDAPAAGRPLPPPVAENGERWGVFIGLELDPNTMNFHLRWSALAAGREELAEQISPPLNANRTMGALGSIAASRIARAWGIGGPAYTLCNEEASGLRAVLAAWQALQSGTIDLAIVGAVDFAVDPRSVIPAGLVYPGEGAAVFVLKRLADAQRDGDAIYAVIQGAGCGEDEPSALAEAIKQAGWNLAETTQLPRVHTASLIGQCGAATAAADLAYAALLMGAAEPSSFFRLFGSPSSSAGDQAVPPPASRRCYVTASSCTTHLALVLEEYVPRQSARPVFPPPRSTRTLRLPVGMPEPGSISTAAATSASIPASLLPFPLSPLSGPRAEDIPVSAGRTPGATSGCGLVGTPGSIPPSSSSLSASGGVAGGAALPVAGQAPPLPEPVAMNDRLPLTPEGGIQAVPALLLAAYGRVQEQWLGAQSAFLRTQQRWFTLAARLWEHHQTLLASNPLAEEQCSDPAPAQKWLPTPAQVQERGLPNRAETDRVMPPQPGSLAMTVVCPEGEVPRSLNYEQCCRFAAGRIAEVLGPRYALIDTFPTRVRLPDGPLQLVDRILQIEGEPLSLQPGRVVTEHTVHEQRWYLESKRMPTALSVEAGQADLFLSGFLGIDLQTRGEAVYRLLDAVVTFHRGLPQVGETIRYDIAIDEFVQQGGAWLFRFRFDGTIGGQPYITMRHGTAGFFTPAALAAGKGIVQTALDRQARPGKRPADWRELAPLEPASLDEQQLAALRRGELAAAFGPAFAQLGLRQPRTLPDGPLRLLDRVPHIDLQGGRFGLGLIRGELDIHPDDWFLTCHFVDDPVMPGTLMYECCLQTLRVGLLRLGWIGEAEEVMYEPVPGIASRLKCRGQVIGTTRTTAYEVTIKELGYRPEPYCLADALMYADGKPIVEILNLSLQVSGLKREEVEQRWQRSHRLGSVADRRRLPSSSDPAAEKSFAPSVPAFPSEASEPLRLLYDSRHILAFSNGKPSEAFGEPYRIFDHERVIARLPGPPYQFLDGITAVEGQPFVLQAGASCEAVYDVPPSAWYFQEQHSECMPLCVLLEIALQPCGWLAAYCGSALLSDEDLSFRNLGGSAIQHRPVTRASGRLFTRARLTQTARAAGMILEHFAFEVRDALGPVYEGTTYFGFFTKAALRDQVGLREVAAERREPPAGPPGVREPYPVHPPFPGRQLRMIDWIETYQSDGGPWGLGRVVGSSAVDPSAWFFQAHFYQDPVWPGSLGLQSFLQLLQYLAWRRWGTEETSTHRCPQGEGAGTVAHHLPANVSWQAPALGVRHHWSYRGQIIPTHQRVTVEADVVAIDERQRRLTANGLLWVDGRPIYRMEQFTLEWPPGG
- a CDS encoding 3-oxoacyl-ACP synthase III, whose protein sequence is MRYSQVHIEAIGYELPPVVVSTADLEARLQPVYEALQLQPGQLELLTGINERRWWEPGYPLSEGAAAAARKALAAAELDPAQVDVLIYAGVCREQFEPATACAVAARLGIGGHALIYDLSNACLGVLNGVLDIANRIELGQARAGLVVSAETAREINENIIDQIIRTRSLELFRASIATLTGGSGAVAVLVVSEELSRHKRRKVLGGVAQAAPEYHALCRWGMRSLLPATVHTVEKLFGTQAGVLLQRGLDFGLKHVMVPFMETQAGELLKYGIEVGLRTWKRFLSTFGWAVEEIDKVICHQVGAVHRETMLRAFGIPPEKDFSTYPYLGNIGTVSLPLTAALAEEREFLRPGDRVGWLGIGSGLNCLMLGLEW